CAAGCCCAGCTGATAAAAGACTTGGGCTTCCCAAGTCCGTTCGTCGTTGTCGGCTTTATTGGCCACGACGATAACCGGCTTTTCGGTACGTCGCAGCATTTGGGCCAATGCGTCATCCAGGTCAGTAATCCCGGTGCTCGCATCCACCATAAACAAAATCAGGTCGGCCTCTTGGATAGCGATTTCAACTTGTTCGCGAATCGCTTGCTCGAAAATGTCTGCCGAGTGCGGGACGTAGCCTCCCGTGTCCACCACAGAAAACGAAACCCCATTCCATTCAGCTGTGCCGTAAATGCGGTCACGGGTTACGCCAGGCTCGTCGTGCGTAATGGCCTGCTGCGAGCGCGTAAGCCGGTTGAAAAGCGTTGATTTTCCTACATTAGGCCTACCAACAATCGCTACCAGCGCCATCGTCCCCACGGTTTGGTTTGGTGGCCCTGGGAAAGCTTTTGCGTATACTTTCGTTCCCGCCTTAGCGACGGTCTCGCTGCTCGAGATGCAATGCCCGAAAGAGCATATAGGCGGTGTAACCTGTTTCGCGCGTAAAGACGTAGTTGACGCCTGCGCCTACGGCCGCGCCAGCCAGCGGAATGAGCTGGCTCAGCTTGCGGCGGGCCAAATTTTTTACCAACTCGCGTGGTAAATGTCGATTTTGTTCGCGAATAAAGTCGCGCGTGCGGCCTTGGTAAGGAGCTCCTCGTGCCAGCAGCGCTGCGGCTACGCTGACTTCGCGTAAAGCGTTCTGGCGCGCCTGGCTGGTTCCTGCCGCTGCTGCATTAAATATCGCTAGCACCAAAGGCCGAAAGGCGGGTACGTGCACGCGGAAACCATAGACGGCTCCAATCTGCTGAATCAGGCGCAGATTGATCGTGAAAAGGAGCGGCACGTCGGCAGCAGCCCATAGGAGGCCTCCTAAGCCTGCTCCAGCTCCTTCAAGGGCCGCTAGCACAGCATGCGTGCCAAACAGCGGTTGCACGAGCGGATCCAACCGCTCTAAAGGCTCGGTCTGGAGCGCTTCAAGGCAATCGACCTCCAACCCCTGCTGTCGAAGGTGTTGGAGCAATTCGGCCTCATTATAGGTCCAGCTGGCTACGTCGTGCAGCGTTTCAAGAAAACGAGCTACAGCAGCCTCAAGCTGCTCTCGCCATGCCGAGGGAGCCCAACGCGCAAACAGCGCATCCACAGGTCGCATAGCGCGATCGAAGATTCCTTGCCAAATGGGTCCGCCAGATTGCACCCAGTGGTCGATTTCCCGGCGAACCGCTTCGTCGTAGGTTAA
This Rhodothermus bifroesti DNA region includes the following protein-coding sequences:
- a CDS encoding EcsC family protein, translating into MPLTYDEAVRREIDHWVQSGGPIWQGIFDRAMRPVDALFARWAPSAWREQLEAAVARFLETLHDVASWTYNEAELLQHLRQQGLEVDCLEALQTEPLERLDPLVQPLFGTHAVLAALEGAGAGLGGLLWAAADVPLLFTINLRLIQQIGAVYGFRVHVPAFRPLVLAIFNAAAAGTSQARQNALREVSVAAALLARGAPYQGRTRDFIREQNRHLPRELVKNLARRKLSQLIPLAGAAVGAGVNYVFTRETGYTAYMLFRALHLEQRDRR